One Turneriella parva DSM 21527 genomic region harbors:
- a CDS encoding FecR domain-containing protein, which translates to MIFTLLLFFTWVFSLQAEARFASLKGTVQIYEKQKWVNATAQTKLPSGAMIQTAYRSQAVVIYPQGGQLAIGPNTRVTIFDNPGGAGTDREMMIDHGQLSAFVKKGPEGARNAFRIRSPTTVAGVRGSLIAGRLVGQTLTVSAIQSAAQIEMSRQQSRIRSAELQLANARKNLADQQARVKATEEYVKQLKDEIKTLEADNSPRNAARLNQAIRMLNLYSNNVAIYSADLKKMEQFEATAVTKLAAAKADLAAIAAEEKALIESLEKSQPTKIAEGDSAAAEGEIIPPLESEKKKVRPANLTTVGQTGSEEKFTQQSDVKVGVGSDFQQIYNNVNSVTQPTSTGLPTLKKL; encoded by the coding sequence ATGATCTTTACGCTGCTGCTTTTTTTCACCTGGGTTTTTTCACTTCAGGCCGAAGCACGGTTTGCATCTCTCAAAGGTACGGTGCAAATTTATGAAAAGCAGAAATGGGTCAATGCGACCGCGCAGACAAAATTACCATCAGGAGCGATGATACAGACCGCGTACCGCAGCCAGGCGGTGGTCATCTATCCGCAGGGCGGTCAGCTCGCCATCGGCCCAAACACACGCGTGACGATCTTTGATAATCCGGGGGGGGCAGGCACCGACCGTGAGATGATGATCGACCATGGGCAGCTGAGCGCATTTGTCAAGAAAGGGCCCGAAGGTGCGCGAAACGCATTTCGCATTCGATCACCCACGACCGTCGCGGGTGTACGGGGGTCGCTGATTGCCGGGCGCCTTGTCGGCCAGACGCTGACGGTAAGCGCCATTCAGTCGGCTGCGCAGATTGAAATGAGCCGGCAGCAATCGCGCATTCGTTCTGCTGAACTGCAACTTGCCAATGCACGCAAGAATCTGGCCGACCAGCAGGCGCGCGTCAAGGCTACAGAAGAATACGTTAAGCAGCTTAAAGATGAAATAAAGACGCTCGAGGCAGATAACTCACCCCGCAATGCGGCCAGGCTGAACCAGGCAATTCGAATGCTCAATCTTTACTCGAACAATGTTGCGATCTATTCGGCAGACCTGAAAAAGATGGAGCAGTTCGAGGCGACAGCCGTGACAAAACTGGCGGCTGCAAAGGCTGACCTAGCGGCAATTGCGGCTGAAGAGAAGGCACTGATTGAAAGCCTCGAAAAAAGTCAGCCCACAAAAATTGCAGAGGGTGATTCGGCGGCTGCAGAGGGAGAAATCATACCACCGCTCGAATCGGAAAAAAAGAAAGTGCGCCCGGCAAATCTCACGACTGTCGGCCAGACAGGCAGCGAAGAAAAGTTCACGCAGCAGAGCGACGTAAAGGTCGGCGTGGGCAGCGACTTTCAGCAGATCTACAATAACGTTAATTCAGTCACGCAACCGACGTCGACGGGGTTGCCTACGCTCAAAAAGCTCTGA
- a CDS encoding alginate export family protein, translating into MALYSADYGKSACYININGCGGDPNPFNTIPGLQPDASVTGSGQRIFATLEYTSRAFDFGPLNTTAMAYGVYSKDLIKESSAVVTRYEYNPYYAGLGALGYIVNAKLQYRVDGIYQGGNAYNLTSNGESLQTNIMAAAVLARLDYSLPVLTSTDTRLSGEFAMGSGDADAARAGTASQSNTAGSYNAFQSFGAYSGGLALKPRLTNLQIYRGGFALRPLKFWYWGRNVGLQAKYSLYRKSSPTGGISDSGATEASSDVGMAGDVGLTVTARSDLQFFYGFGVFKPGEAYPTTAADGSDGRVLRQAHIVSLTLVF; encoded by the coding sequence ATGGCGCTCTATTCAGCAGACTACGGCAAGAGTGCCTGCTACATCAATATCAACGGTTGCGGGGGAGATCCCAATCCGTTCAACACGATACCCGGCTTGCAGCCCGATGCCTCGGTCACCGGTTCGGGCCAGCGCATCTTTGCGACGCTCGAGTACACCAGCCGCGCCTTTGATTTTGGACCGCTGAATACCACGGCGATGGCCTACGGCGTCTACAGCAAAGACCTGATCAAAGAAAGTTCTGCGGTCGTCACGCGCTATGAATACAATCCGTATTACGCGGGGCTGGGCGCTTTGGGTTACATTGTGAATGCAAAACTGCAGTATCGTGTCGACGGTATCTACCAGGGCGGTAATGCGTATAATCTCACTTCAAATGGTGAATCGCTGCAGACAAACATCATGGCTGCAGCGGTGCTTGCGCGGCTCGATTATTCGCTGCCGGTGCTGACCTCGACTGACACCCGGCTGAGCGGCGAATTTGCGATGGGCTCGGGCGATGCGGATGCAGCTCGTGCTGGCACGGCTTCGCAGTCGAACACGGCAGGCAGTTATAATGCGTTTCAAAGCTTTGGGGCCTATTCGGGCGGACTTGCGCTGAAGCCCCGACTCACGAATTTACAGATCTACCGCGGCGGTTTTGCGCTGCGGCCGCTGAAATTCTGGTATTGGGGGCGCAACGTCGGCCTGCAGGCGAAGTATTCGCTCTACCGTAAAAGCTCGCCTACCGGTGGTATTTCAGATTCCGGCGCGACCGAGGCGTCATCTGATGTCGGCATGGCGGGTGATGTAGGGCTTACTGTCACTGCGCGCAGCGACCTGCAGTTCTTCTATGGTTTTGGAGTGTTTAAACCCGGCGAGGCTTACCCGACCACTGCCGCCGATGGTTCAGATGGGCGTGTGCTGAGGCAGGCGCATATTGTTAGTTTGACGTTGGTGTTTTGA
- a CDS encoding NHL repeat-containing protein — protein sequence MSPAKLSGNASLRLADGSPISQSATTEYNPYVVKMPDGFLMLVFGSDRSCGGCTAGTHNILVARSLAAYNDDARLPAFSTPTVFTVGGTPLNSATAVSFVATKSSALLRIYLANAGIIQYAELTPTATPYNVAALSSIAQATLARSTLLGIDATGGKLFAKHASASQPFYFEPMQNTRGMTRISASTDATAVLHVSADTTGQSDAFLALVNGAVVSVSHGAQGAELTQLAAVFKNAKVNVKSLSVLHAAAKAGELVFLSGSEAGDTKQDLFVLEGSNAGSLWETLSSRPASGSAAYAAWTQPQLTATRVYGQNGSFTCNVINNNNSGCVSGGATPNDRSFERAFTVSVSDNGIYVADQYNNRALYFPGVSLSATRVYCQSGNFNTRIFGGTPNSQTCRGQGTYGNVPSVFADNSGVYLNDIESSRILYFAGTNIDAASGLGGRVYGQAGNYATFASSTTDQGLFNPDSTAADATGVYVADTFNNRILHYPGTSTTADRVYGQPNYTTNTAGTSATSLNGPRGLAIAPDGLYVADTGNNRIVFFPGTSTTASRVYGQPDFTSNTAGTTAGSLNSPWGIRFFAGGIYVADYNNHRVLYFAPEATVATRVWGQGGSFTANTANNGGLSASSLNFPPGLDVDQTGLYIADSLNHRVLFFPR from the coding sequence GTGTCTCCTGCCAAACTTAGCGGCAACGCATCTCTGCGCCTCGCCGATGGCTCACCCATTTCACAATCCGCCACAACGGAGTATAATCCGTACGTCGTGAAAATGCCAGATGGTTTTCTCATGCTTGTTTTCGGTTCTGACCGCTCTTGTGGCGGATGTACCGCCGGGACGCACAACATTCTGGTGGCGCGGTCTCTGGCTGCATACAACGACGACGCCAGGCTGCCTGCTTTCAGCACGCCGACGGTATTTACTGTGGGGGGCACGCCGCTCAATTCGGCCACCGCAGTGAGTTTTGTCGCAACGAAGAGCTCCGCACTGCTGCGCATTTATCTGGCTAATGCCGGTATAATACAATACGCCGAGCTAACACCGACGGCGACGCCTTATAATGTGGCGGCGTTGTCATCGATCGCCCAGGCGACTCTGGCGCGTTCAACGCTTCTGGGTATCGACGCAACCGGGGGCAAACTGTTCGCCAAACATGCGTCTGCATCGCAACCGTTTTATTTTGAGCCGATGCAGAATACCCGGGGCATGACGCGCATATCAGCCAGCACCGATGCAACAGCTGTGCTCCACGTATCAGCGGACACGACGGGCCAGTCGGACGCATTTCTTGCGCTCGTGAATGGCGCTGTCGTGAGTGTGTCACACGGCGCTCAGGGCGCAGAGCTGACGCAGCTTGCGGCGGTCTTCAAGAATGCGAAGGTCAATGTGAAATCTCTGAGCGTACTCCATGCAGCCGCGAAAGCTGGCGAATTGGTGTTTCTCTCAGGCAGTGAAGCTGGCGATACAAAGCAGGATCTTTTCGTACTCGAAGGCTCGAACGCCGGCTCACTTTGGGAAACCCTGAGCTCGCGACCCGCTTCGGGGTCAGCTGCCTATGCGGCCTGGACACAGCCGCAACTAACGGCCACGCGCGTCTATGGACAGAATGGTTCATTCACCTGTAATGTGATCAACAACAATAACTCGGGCTGCGTCTCTGGTGGGGCCACGCCCAACGACAGGAGTTTTGAGCGTGCCTTTACGGTTTCGGTCTCTGACAATGGCATCTATGTGGCCGATCAATACAATAATCGCGCCCTGTACTTTCCCGGGGTTTCTCTGAGTGCCACGCGTGTCTACTGCCAAAGTGGTAATTTTAACACGCGGATTTTTGGTGGCACTCCGAATTCGCAGACTTGTCGTGGCCAGGGCACATATGGCAATGTACCATCAGTCTTTGCGGATAATTCTGGCGTGTACCTGAACGATATTGAGTCCAGTCGTATTCTCTACTTCGCGGGCACAAATATTGATGCGGCGTCGGGTTTGGGCGGTCGCGTCTACGGACAGGCCGGCAATTACGCGACATTTGCGTCCTCTACTACAGACCAGGGGCTATTCAATCCCGATTCCACTGCCGCAGATGCGACAGGTGTTTACGTGGCAGACACTTTCAATAATCGCATATTGCATTACCCGGGCACATCAACCACGGCAGATCGTGTTTATGGCCAGCCAAACTATACCACGAATACGGCAGGGACTTCGGCTACAAGCCTCAACGGTCCACGTGGTTTGGCGATTGCGCCCGACGGGTTGTATGTTGCAGATACGGGGAACAACAGAATAGTTTTCTTTCCCGGTACGTCGACGACCGCCAGCCGTGTTTATGGGCAGCCAGACTTTACGTCGAATACGGCGGGTACAACAGCTGGTTCGTTAAATTCTCCGTGGGGTATTCGCTTTTTCGCAGGTGGTATCTATGTGGCAGACTACAACAATCACCGCGTGCTCTATTTCGCTCCAGAGGCCACTGTGGCCACGCGCGTATGGGGGCAGGGCGGCAGTTTTACGGCAAACACCGCGAACAATGGGGGACTATCGGCAAGTTCATTGAACTTTCCTCCTGGGCTCGACGTTGACCAAACAGGACTATACATTGCCGATTCTCTGAACCATCGCGTACTTTTCTTTCCGCGCTGA
- a CDS encoding acyl-CoA desaturase, producing MKLAVKRPPVGRTQWVSIAFLSLSPVIGFGSLAYFMTTGTLTSATLVLALVIATVAGMGTTAGYHRLFSHRSYEAALPVRIVMLLIGLLGLQGSALEWSLDHRTHHKFVDRDKDPYSITKGFWFAHMLWIFKTRARDWRPSHNADLFRDKFVFFQHRYFMPLAIAANFVLPAAIAGIFWGDIWGGFLIAGFLRLVFTHHSTFFINSLCHIAGSQPYSDKHTARDNAITAFFTWGEGYHNFHHEFANDYRNGVRWYQYDPGKWAIKLLSYLRLASNLKRVPDTTIKQRRMQMQKGELLSKLEKWGWTEERQQLFRAQLDETFAAFRRRATVMNEIRNRMKTDAVQATQRRFELMQERYARLQDAVEETAIQWKLLRRRARS from the coding sequence ATGAAACTTGCTGTTAAACGGCCGCCCGTCGGCCGAACCCAATGGGTATCGATCGCGTTTCTTAGCCTATCACCGGTCATTGGCTTTGGTTCGCTTGCGTATTTCATGACTACCGGTACGCTTACTTCAGCGACGCTGGTGCTGGCGCTGGTGATTGCCACCGTCGCTGGCATGGGCACAACCGCCGGCTACCACCGGCTGTTTTCGCACCGTTCATACGAAGCAGCTTTGCCGGTGCGCATCGTTATGCTGCTCATCGGTCTCCTGGGCCTGCAGGGTTCGGCGCTCGAGTGGTCGCTCGACCACCGCACGCACCACAAGTTTGTCGACCGCGACAAAGACCCGTACAGCATCACCAAAGGCTTCTGGTTTGCGCACATGCTTTGGATCTTCAAAACCAGGGCACGCGATTGGCGGCCATCGCACAATGCCGACCTCTTTCGTGACAAATTCGTATTTTTTCAGCACCGCTACTTCATGCCGCTGGCAATTGCCGCCAACTTTGTTCTGCCTGCGGCCATCGCCGGTATCTTCTGGGGCGACATATGGGGGGGATTTCTCATCGCCGGGTTTCTGCGCCTCGTCTTTACGCATCACTCCACCTTTTTTATCAATTCACTCTGCCATATTGCCGGCTCGCAGCCATACAGCGATAAGCACACCGCACGCGACAACGCGATCACCGCATTCTTCACGTGGGGCGAAGGCTACCACAACTTTCACCACGAATTCGCGAACGACTACCGCAACGGCGTGCGCTGGTACCAGTACGATCCGGGAAAATGGGCAATTAAGCTCTTGTCATATCTGCGCCTTGCTTCGAATCTCAAGCGCGTGCCCGACACAACCATCAAACAGCGGCGCATGCAGATGCAAAAGGGCGAGCTGCTCTCAAAACTGGAGAAATGGGGCTGGACCGAAGAGCGCCAGCAGCTCTTTCGTGCGCAGCTCGATGAGACCTTTGCTGCATTCAGGCGGCGTGCTACGGTGATGAATGAAATCCGCAACCGCATGAAGACCGATGCCGTGCAGGCCACCCAGCGCCGTTTCGAGCTGATGCAAGAGCGTTATGCACGCCTGCAAGATGCCGTTGAAGAAACGGCGATACAATGGAAATTGCTGCGCCGTCGTGCGCGTTCGTGA
- a CDS encoding aminotransferase class I/II-fold pyridoxal phosphate-dependent enzyme — translation MIDWQDKLSSVVQELKPSGIRQFFDIVATRKDCISLGVGEPDFVSPQVVIDHSIQALRDGYTHYTGNAGLLSLRREVSRYLEKEYGLSYNPEKEILITVGVSQGVDLAFRAILNAGDGVLYPEPCYVSYDPMIRLAAGVPQLVHATAENDFSLKARNIAEKVDAHGARSKALFLNYPSNPTGASIGKDELLNIAKLAEEKNLIVISDEIYGELSYEEKHIPFPTLPGMKERTLLLGGFSKAFAMTGWRIGYACGDENLIKAMTKIHQYSMLCAPTLAQIAAEAALKYALGERDKMRDEYRLRRDLIVKGFNDMGLKCFMPQGAFYVFPDIRGAGRTSMDFAKELLEAQNVAVVPGTAFGASGEGFIRCSYATARREIEAALTKIAAFVKG, via the coding sequence ATGATCGACTGGCAAGACAAACTTTCATCGGTCGTGCAAGAGCTGAAGCCTTCGGGTATTCGCCAGTTCTTCGACATCGTCGCAACGCGCAAAGACTGTATCTCGCTCGGCGTGGGCGAACCCGATTTTGTTTCACCGCAGGTCGTGATCGACCATTCGATTCAGGCGCTCAGAGACGGATATACCCATTACACGGGTAACGCGGGCCTGTTGTCGCTGCGCCGTGAAGTGTCGCGGTATCTCGAAAAAGAATACGGGCTGAGCTACAACCCCGAGAAAGAAATTCTGATTACCGTCGGTGTCTCGCAGGGAGTCGATCTGGCATTCAGGGCCATTCTCAATGCCGGCGACGGTGTTCTGTATCCTGAACCCTGTTATGTATCTTACGACCCAATGATTCGCCTTGCGGCCGGCGTGCCGCAGCTGGTGCACGCGACTGCTGAAAATGATTTCTCGCTCAAAGCGCGCAACATCGCTGAAAAGGTCGATGCGCATGGCGCACGCAGCAAGGCGCTCTTTCTCAACTATCCTTCAAACCCGACCGGTGCGTCGATCGGCAAAGACGAACTCCTGAACATCGCCAAACTCGCCGAAGAAAAGAACCTGATCGTTATTTCAGACGAAATCTACGGCGAGCTCAGCTACGAAGAGAAACATATTCCTTTCCCTACTTTGCCCGGCATGAAAGAGCGCACGCTGCTTTTGGGCGGTTTCTCGAAAGCCTTTGCGATGACGGGCTGGCGCATCGGTTATGCCTGCGGCGATGAGAATCTCATCAAGGCAATGACGAAAATTCACCAATATTCGATGCTGTGCGCGCCGACGCTTGCGCAAATCGCAGCCGAAGCGGCGCTGAAATATGCGCTCGGCGAACGCGACAAAATGCGCGACGAATACCGCTTGCGGCGCGACCTGATCGTGAAAGGCTTCAACGACATGGGCCTCAAATGTTTCATGCCGCAGGGCGCGTTCTACGTTTTCCCCGATATTCGCGGGGCTGGCAGAACCTCGATGGATTTTGCCAAAGAACTGCTTGAGGCGCAGAACGTTGCCGTTGTTCCGGGCACCGCTTTCGGCGCGTCGGGCGAAGGGTTTATCCGCTGCTCTTATGCAACAGCCCGCAGGGAAATCGAAGCCGCTCTCACGAAGATTGCGGCTTTCGTCAAAGGCTAA
- a CDS encoding phosphoglycerate kinase, translating into MPLPSIEQVDVTGKKILLRVDFNVPLDKTTGAISDDTRIVKSLPSIELMLSRGAALVIISHLGRPEKKGDPALSLKPIAERLGKLLPATSVHFSPEAVGPVAEEKAAKLQRGEILVLENIRYYDEETAKDEKVRNDFAKKLCKLADIYVNDAFGAAHRAHASIYECAKLLPGYAGLLLKKEIDILEKLVTNPPRPFVAIIGGSKVSSKLAVLENLITKADSILIGGAMAYTFLKSRLIEVGTSMIEKDYLSQAFQIIDKAAYNKRELLLPEDHIVSSEFGEKGKIKTVKRSIPDGFMGMDIGPKTADHYAKVIKGAKTVLWNGPMGVFEMKKFASGTLSIAKAMAKVKGTTIVGGGDSIFALSQSGLEDKITHVSTGGGATLEYLEGKKLPGVEALMK; encoded by the coding sequence ATGCCATTGCCCTCGATTGAACAGGTTGACGTTACCGGTAAAAAAATTCTGCTGCGCGTCGACTTTAACGTACCGCTCGATAAAACCACCGGGGCGATCAGCGATGACACCCGCATTGTCAAGAGTCTGCCGTCGATCGAGCTGATGCTCTCACGCGGTGCAGCTTTGGTCATTATTTCACACCTCGGCCGACCCGAAAAAAAGGGCGACCCAGCGCTTTCGCTGAAGCCCATCGCCGAGCGCCTCGGCAAACTACTGCCGGCAACCAGCGTGCATTTTTCACCTGAGGCGGTCGGTCCGGTTGCCGAAGAAAAGGCCGCGAAACTGCAGCGCGGTGAAATACTCGTACTCGAGAACATCCGCTACTATGACGAAGAAACTGCAAAAGACGAAAAGGTTCGTAACGATTTTGCCAAAAAGCTCTGCAAACTTGCAGATATCTATGTAAACGACGCCTTCGGCGCGGCGCACCGCGCGCATGCCTCAATCTACGAGTGTGCAAAACTGCTGCCGGGCTACGCAGGGCTGCTGCTCAAGAAAGAAATCGACATTCTCGAGAAACTCGTGACGAACCCACCCCGCCCGTTTGTCGCAATTATTGGCGGCTCAAAGGTCTCGAGTAAACTTGCTGTGCTCGAAAACCTGATCACCAAAGCCGACTCGATTCTCATCGGCGGGGCGATGGCGTATACTTTTCTGAAATCACGCCTGATCGAAGTCGGTACATCGATGATCGAAAAAGATTACCTAAGCCAGGCTTTTCAGATTATCGACAAGGCTGCCTACAACAAGCGCGAGCTGCTGCTGCCCGAAGACCATATTGTGTCATCTGAATTTGGCGAAAAGGGCAAGATTAAAACCGTGAAGCGTTCAATCCCCGACGGGTTTATGGGCATGGACATAGGCCCCAAGACTGCAGACCACTATGCCAAAGTGATCAAGGGTGCCAAAACCGTTCTTTGGAACGGCCCAATGGGTGTCTTCGAAATGAAGAAATTTGCTTCGGGCACGCTCTCCATTGCCAAAGCAATGGCGAAGGTTAAGGGCACCACGATTGTCGGGGGCGGCGATTCGATTTTTGCCTTGTCGCAGTCGGGCCTTGAAGACAAAATCACGCACGTGTCTACCGGCGGTGGTGCAACGCTCGAATACCTCGAGGGCAAGAAGCTGCCAGGCGTTGAAGCGCTGATGAAATAG
- a CDS encoding DUF4178 domain-containing protein — protein sequence MSVQTEDALKEVGKTAALVEDGSPLQLGTTGTIDGKTFKIVGRIQYQFGLGFWNEWYISIDSDDAWLGEASGLYFYTRLKKDAKIPENLEFANLYAGAPVTIDGKEFFVKDMQTSKVVSGEGELPFPFETAYEAPVVDLVRHDGTFATIDFSEDGSTGLTAGAPLVFIGRPLLFSDLNLTRIRSVYGFKASAAEVAS from the coding sequence ATGTCCGTACAGACAGAAGATGCGCTCAAAGAAGTCGGCAAAACCGCCGCACTCGTCGAAGATGGCTCACCCCTGCAGCTCGGCACAACAGGCACAATCGATGGCAAAACTTTCAAGATCGTGGGCCGCATTCAGTACCAGTTTGGGCTCGGCTTCTGGAACGAATGGTATATCTCGATTGACAGTGACGATGCCTGGCTCGGTGAAGCGAGCGGACTTTATTTTTATACGCGGCTAAAAAAAGACGCAAAAATACCCGAGAATCTTGAATTTGCCAATCTTTATGCGGGTGCGCCCGTAACGATCGACGGCAAAGAATTTTTTGTCAAAGACATGCAGACAAGTAAGGTGGTTTCGGGCGAAGGTGAACTTCCCTTTCCGTTCGAGACAGCGTATGAAGCGCCCGTCGTCGATCTGGTACGCCACGACGGCACGTTTGCAACGATCGATTTCAGCGAAGACGGTTCGACCGGGCTCACCGCAGGTGCCCCGCTGGTGTTTATCGGCCGGCCGCTGCTTTTCAGCGATCTGAATTTAACGCGAATTCGTTCGGTTTATGGTTTCAAGGCTTCGGCCGCCGAGGTCGCGTCATGA
- a CDS encoding DUF4178 domain-containing protein, translating to MSERVNDSLAPQESAPVEAKGFKCPNCGGPVNLELPGKSQTVRCPYCSSILEPEHDVLVLRDKYNEKLKYRMWIPLGATGRLGGVEFKCVGMVVRGDDDGGEWSEYLLFNPYHGYRYLVESSGHWTLVRSEPGLGFDSSGRPGMTGPTGKIQLAGKKLKYFTHYDATVKSIVGEFPWQASLGEENEVTEYINPPYQASCEVVYAYVDKNGKQYSKKELEDLANEAKRSNADRGEELNEITQNRRLTESNWSIGEYKYPEEIQAAFDLKEMPAKVGFGMCEPNPAKRRFLFALAWSAMLFLATTVTCSIVSGRAESKPVLNRTLSLNSAEFEYKTEGATDYLEFNFEPGEIELPKETNVEFRFSSSLSQQWISFNVFMINEATGAGYIYDGELSRYYGGSGEDAWSEGSNDTEFETEKMPAGTYYLFVAGATNVGVAEFKTSLLRYGQRIDAPPVPATGMLGKAQPGKTAGASAAPLKLSPAEARMRIIALFKKYDPAKAAQTDALLRTYKGREAQLVAELQAKYEPAAAAAGTAPPQAAAPAAAGKTGKLLPMDFPGRAFAPKLTITMNAKRDVASVGSAVLFVFTLIGFLIYYYIRYRMKEGER from the coding sequence ATGAGCGAACGCGTGAACGATAGCCTCGCGCCGCAAGAATCGGCGCCCGTAGAGGCTAAAGGATTTAAATGCCCCAACTGCGGCGGCCCGGTAAATCTTGAACTGCCGGGCAAATCGCAGACAGTCCGCTGCCCTTATTGCAGTTCAATACTTGAGCCTGAGCACGACGTGCTCGTGCTGCGCGATAAGTACAACGAAAAGCTCAAATACCGTATGTGGATTCCCCTCGGGGCCACAGGCAGGTTGGGTGGCGTCGAGTTTAAGTGTGTCGGCATGGTCGTACGTGGCGACGACGACGGTGGCGAGTGGAGCGAATACTTGCTGTTTAATCCGTACCATGGGTATCGCTACCTCGTAGAAAGTTCTGGCCATTGGACTTTGGTGCGTTCAGAACCCGGCCTCGGGTTCGACTCCTCTGGCAGACCGGGCATGACCGGCCCCACCGGCAAGATTCAGCTCGCCGGCAAAAAACTCAAATATTTCACACATTACGATGCGACCGTTAAGAGTATCGTCGGCGAGTTTCCGTGGCAGGCATCTCTGGGCGAAGAAAATGAAGTCACTGAATATATAAATCCCCCTTACCAGGCTTCGTGCGAAGTAGTGTATGCCTATGTCGACAAGAATGGTAAACAATACAGCAAGAAAGAACTCGAAGATCTGGCGAACGAGGCGAAGCGCAGCAACGCCGATCGCGGCGAAGAGCTGAACGAAATAACGCAGAACCGGCGTCTGACCGAAAGTAACTGGTCTATCGGCGAATATAAATATCCCGAAGAGATTCAGGCTGCATTCGACCTCAAAGAAATGCCCGCGAAAGTTGGGTTTGGCATGTGCGAGCCCAACCCGGCGAAACGGCGGTTTTTGTTTGCCCTCGCATGGTCGGCGATGCTGTTTCTGGCGACAACAGTCACGTGTTCTATTGTATCGGGGCGTGCAGAAAGCAAGCCTGTGTTGAACCGCACGCTGTCTCTGAACTCCGCAGAGTTTGAATACAAAACCGAAGGTGCGACCGATTATCTCGAATTCAATTTTGAACCCGGCGAGATTGAGCTGCCGAAAGAAACGAACGTCGAATTCAGATTTTCATCTTCGCTGAGCCAGCAATGGATCAGTTTCAATGTCTTCATGATCAATGAGGCGACCGGCGCGGGTTATATTTACGATGGGGAGCTTTCGCGTTACTACGGCGGCAGCGGAGAAGACGCCTGGTCAGAAGGCAGCAACGATACCGAATTCGAAACGGAAAAGATGCCCGCAGGCACGTATTACCTCTTTGTCGCCGGAGCAACCAATGTCGGCGTGGCTGAATTCAAGACTTCGCTCTTGCGTTACGGACAGCGCATCGATGCGCCGCCCGTGCCGGCTACGGGCATGCTCGGCAAGGCGCAACCTGGCAAGACTGCTGGGGCAAGCGCTGCTCCGCTGAAGCTGTCGCCTGCCGAGGCGCGCATGCGCATAATTGCCCTCTTCAAAAAGTACGACCCGGCGAAAGCTGCGCAGACTGATGCGCTGCTAAGAACCTACAAGGGTCGCGAAGCGCAGCTCGTTGCTGAACTGCAGGCCAAATATGAACCCGCAGCGGCAGCGGCCGGCACAGCGCCGCCGCAGGCTGCTGCCCCGGCAGCAGCGGGCAAGACGGGTAAACTTCTGCCGATGGATTTTCCCGGCAGGGCATTTGCGCCCAAGCTGACAATTACCATGAATGCCAAGCGTGACGTCGCTTCGGTCGGTTCGGCCGTACTTTTTGTCTTTACGCTTATTGGCTTTCTGATCTATTATTACATTCGTTACCGCATGAAAGAAGGGGAAAGATAA
- a CDS encoding DUF350 domain-containing protein, with protein MKKLMFYLLLAGAAFAQAAEPVRTKLPLLDLEHVLAVLVYSVIGIVVMVLSFAIIDWVHPRDIWGEIADKQNRAMAIVFGCMMLGIAIIIAAAIVG; from the coding sequence ATGAAAAAATTGATGTTCTATCTGCTGCTCGCCGGCGCGGCGTTTGCACAGGCGGCTGAGCCCGTGCGCACCAAATTGCCCTTGCTCGACCTTGAGCATGTACTGGCTGTTCTGGTCTATTCGGTAATTGGCATTGTGGTGATGGTGCTGTCTTTTGCGATCATCGATTGGGTGCACCCGCGGGATATCTGGGGCGAAATTGCCGATAAACAGAACCGGGCAATGGCGATTGTTTTCGGCTGCATGATGCTCGGCATTGCCATCATCATTGCTGCCGCAATCGTTGGCTGA